ATCTCCGGGGTAATAACCACCATGGTGCAGCGGGTTTGGGCATCAATATTCGCCGTACGGGTAATCTCTTGGAAAAAAGCAATCTCCCCAAAAAACTGTCCATTTTTCAGCCAAGCCAGGGTGAGCTCAGGGTCGCTGCTCTTATAAACACGGGCGGTGCCCGACAGCAGCAGAAACATATTTCGGTCATAGGCACCCTGGGTAATGATGCGCTGCCCTTTAGGTACTTTTTGCACGACCTCATGGCTTAAAAAAGCGATGCGATCAGACATACTCCAGGAGTGGAAAAAAAAAGTGTCGTTCAGAATATCGGGGTCGTAAGGGGGCATCATCGGCGTTCTCCTGCGGGAAACGCGCGACCAATATTTAAATGCATTGATCGGTAATGGCGAACAAAGCGCAGCATCCTTGCATCACTCTACACTACTGCTTGGAGTAGAGATCAGCTTCGTTGGTTCTGTGAAAAGGGGATTAAAACTACCAAAAAATTGGTAAATACAGGCAGGATTACGCTAGGTCGTTGAGGTTTAATGGGCATTTAATTATTCAGGGTTCCCAAAAAAAGGGGCTGGGGCGCATACTTATTTACGAGGTGAAGGGTGATATTAAAGTTTTGAGTAATCGGTGCCGTGTGTGGGGGAGGGTGTGGTTATGTCTTCTTGGGGGGTGCGCGCAAAACTGTTGGCTGCTTTTGCAGGTGTAACTCTTTTTATTCTTATTATGGGTATTGTAGGGCACCAAAGTCTCGGGGTGTTGCACCGGATTATTGGTGAGGGCTTTGGGGTCTATCTGCCCAGTATTGATTATCTGGTGGAGGCCGACCGGGACCTCCAGCAAGCGTTGGTCGCCGAACGTTCCATGGTATCAACCCCCCTTGAAGATCCGACCTTTAAAGTGTTTAAGGAGACCTTTGTTGCCAACCGCGGACAGGCGTGGACGCGGATGAATAAATACCGCAAGCTTGTATTGACAGATATTGAGCGAAAGCATTTTCAAACATTTGATAAAGATTGGAAAATTTGGTCAGCTACCACCGATCAAGTGTTGCAGGGCCTCGCCTCAACAGATGCCGCGTTGCGCCAAGCGGCACAACAGCTCTCCTATGGGGATGCCGCCAGTCAGTTTGAGGCTGTGCGAGATACCATGGATCAACTGCAGGAACAGCTCCTTAAAAATGCAGATTATGCGCATCAAAATGCCAACGATCAATATGCTGGTGTGCTGCTACGCATGGTGGGGGTGACCGTGGTGGCGGTGCTGTTGGCGATTGGGCTTGCACTGGTGATCTCTCGTAATTTGCTACAAATATTGGGGAATGAACCCATACTTTTGGCCAGGTTGGCCCAACGGGTGGCCGACGGTGATCTCTCTGCAGCTGGGAGTGGCCGCAAAGCACCCAAAGGCAGTGTGCAGCGTGCCATGGCTGAGATGGTCACCGGCCTGAGGGAGATGATTGAACTGATTCAGCAGCAGTCCAATGAAGGACAGGCGTCGGCTAAAACGTTATCGGATATCTCCACCACCATGCAAAGCCGTATGGATGAAACCACCCAAAACGCCTGTGTGGTGGAATCCTCCGCCCAGCAGGTATCCGAGAGTAATCAGGTGATTGAAGGGGTCACAGAACAAACGGCGCAAGGGCTAAGTGAAATTGCAGCAACCATGAAGGATATGGATGAGACCATGAACAGCATATCGGCTTCATCCGAGGAGGCATCAACCAGCTTGAATACGGTGGTTGCGGCATCCGAGGAGGCCTCTTCCAGCATGTCTTCCGTGGCATCGGCTGCAGAACGCAGCAACAGCAATGTACGCAATATGGCCCACTCAGTGTTAGGTTTGGGCGGAGCCATTGAGGCGATTCAAACCCGCTGTGAACAAGCCAATGCGGACTCCAATAGCGCCAACACCCAGGCCCAGGAGACCGCTCGGCGGGTGGAGCAACTGGACGCCATGACCAATGAGATCAGCAAGGTTGTGGGTATGATTAATAATATTGCCGAGCAGACCAACATGTTGGCCCTCAATGCTTCTATTGAATCTGCTGGGGCGGGCGAGGCGGGTAAAGGGTTTGCGGTGGTAGCCAATGAGGTTAAAGAGCTGGCTGGGCAGACCTCCGAGTCGGTAAAAATGATTACCGATACAGTTGCCAACATCCAAGCCGAAACCAGCAATGTCACCAAAGATAGTCTGCAGGTCGCGACCACCATTCAAAATGTCAGTAGCGCCATAGAAGAGATTGTCGATGAGGTTTTAACCTTCCAAGGCACATTAGAGGATGTCTCCCGGACCATGGAGGAGACCTCGACAGAAACGGCTGAGGTCTCCAGCCAAGTGGTGGAGGCCTCTCAGGCCATTACGGAAATTGCCCATAATATTACAGAGGTCTCCACGGGTATTGGTGCAGTAAACCAGAGTGTGGCGCGGGTCTCTACGGGTATAACTGATACAACTGGCCGGGTACAAGCTGCCGAGGGTGGCGGGCAGCAGGTCCGCGATCAGGTGGCGGATTCCGTGGATCTGTTTGCTGAAATTTCACAACGTATTGGTGATATGCGCAAATCGGTACGTACGGTGGAATCCCTGGGTAAAGAGGTACATGATCAGGCTGACACACTCTGCCAGGGTAATAAAAAAATGGTGGATCTGCTTAGCCACTTCCAGATGTAATCCCCCGCACTTCTACTGTTGAATTAAAACAGCACACTGGGCTGCAACCCCTTCATTACGGCCCGTAAAGCCCAATTTTTCTGTCGTGGTGGCT
The Magnetococcus sp. PR-3 DNA segment above includes these coding regions:
- a CDS encoding Crp/Fnr family transcriptional regulator, which gives rise to MMPPYDPDILNDTFFFHSWSMSDRIAFLSHEVVQKVPKGQRIITQGAYDRNMFLLLSGTARVYKSSDPELTLAWLKNGQFFGEIAFFQEITRTANIDAQTRCTMVVITPEIFESLESPLQAKFYHGVILSLIERVHPLNKAIKMLHTMLYKGAAPSYFEDELQKITGLNAQGTFQ
- a CDS encoding methyl-accepting chemotaxis protein, giving the protein MSSWGVRAKLLAAFAGVTLFILIMGIVGHQSLGVLHRIIGEGFGVYLPSIDYLVEADRDLQQALVAERSMVSTPLEDPTFKVFKETFVANRGQAWTRMNKYRKLVLTDIERKHFQTFDKDWKIWSATTDQVLQGLASTDAALRQAAQQLSYGDAASQFEAVRDTMDQLQEQLLKNADYAHQNANDQYAGVLLRMVGVTVVAVLLAIGLALVISRNLLQILGNEPILLARLAQRVADGDLSAAGSGRKAPKGSVQRAMAEMVTGLREMIELIQQQSNEGQASAKTLSDISTTMQSRMDETTQNACVVESSAQQVSESNQVIEGVTEQTAQGLSEIAATMKDMDETMNSISASSEEASTSLNTVVAASEEASSSMSSVASAAERSNSNVRNMAHSVLGLGGAIEAIQTRCEQANADSNSANTQAQETARRVEQLDAMTNEISKVVGMINNIAEQTNMLALNASIESAGAGEAGKGFAVVANEVKELAGQTSESVKMITDTVANIQAETSNVTKDSLQVATTIQNVSSAIEEIVDEVLTFQGTLEDVSRTMEETSTETAEVSSQVVEASQAITEIAHNITEVSTGIGAVNQSVARVSTGITDTTGRVQAAEGGGQQVRDQVADSVDLFAEISQRIGDMRKSVRTVESLGKEVHDQADTLCQGNKKMVDLLSHFQM